Part of the Sporosarcina sp. FSL K6-2383 genome is shown below.
AAAGCTGTTGCAGCAGTCCGCGAAGAATTCGTATCACTTTCCATCCTTGCAGCGTCTAAAGTTCTTGGGAAAGAAATTTCTGAAGACGATAACCGCGCATTGATTGAAGAGACGATTGCGAAGGCAGGCGAGGGTCGATGAGCCAATCGATTGCAGCAAAACGCTACGCACTCGCCTTATTCGAACTTGCACAACAAAATGGGCAACTCACTTCAATTCAAGAAGAACTTCAAGAATTGAAAAAGGTTTTCCAAGACAATAAAGGACTTGGGCAATTGCTTGAGTCTCCGAAATTACCATTGGCAAAAAAGAAAGAATTGCTTACAGACTTATTCAAGGGAGCAAATCAGCTCATTTTGAATACGTTGTACGTCCTGCTTGACGGGAAACGCATGAACGAAGTGATTCACTTTGTCGATGAGTTTAACACATTTGCAAATGATTCCGCGGGTGTCGCTGAAGCTACAGTGTATTCTACACTGCCACTTACAGATGAAATCAGCCAATCCATTTCAAGTGCGTTCGCA
Proteins encoded:
- a CDS encoding F0F1 ATP synthase subunit delta is translated as MSQSIAAKRYALALFELAQQNGQLTSIQEELQELKKVFQDNKGLGQLLESPKLPLAKKKELLTDLFKGANQLILNTLYVLLDGKRMNEVIHFVDEFNTFANDSAGVAEATVYSTLPLTDEISQSISSAFAQKVGKQSLKIDNIIDPALIGGVRLQIGNQIYDSSVSAKLERLKRDLIGS